The Candidatus Caldatribacterium sp. genome has a segment encoding these proteins:
- a CDS encoding helix-turn-helix domain containing protein yields MAKLAKIHGLSKKAKIRLEVLDFARKHPVAVTCRRYGIARSTYYRWKKKFNPRNLKSLIPSRRPKKVRKPKWTPEPVERIQELKETYPFLGKEKLTLLRSPLPPWEEFSVILREARVQKVQVKKSARTKRPYAKRKPKDCVPKEPGDLIAIDTLEMN; encoded by the coding sequence ATGGGCTCTCCAAGAAAGCCAAGATTCGCCTTGAAGTCCTCGACTTTGCCAGAAAACACCCTGTTGCTGTCACCTGCAGGAGATACGGCATTGCCCGGAGCACCTACTACCGCTGGAAGAAGAAGTTCAACCCCAGGAACCTGAAGAGTCTGATACCCTCGAGAAGACCCAAGAAGGTCCGCAAACCCAAGTGGACTCCAGAGCCCGTTGAGCGGATTCAAGAACTCAAAGAGACCTATCCCTTCCTGGGGAAGGAGAAGCTCACCCTTTTGCGGTCTCCTCTTCCACCGTGGGAAGAATTCTCTGTAATCCTCAGGGAAGCAAGAGTCCAGAAAGTCCAGGTGAAAAAGAGTGCAAGGACCAAAAGACCCTATGCCAAGAGGAAACCCAAGGACTGTGTTCCCAAAGAACCTGGGGACCTCATCGCCATTGATACCCTGGAGATGAACTGA